The Daphnia pulex isolate KAP4 chromosome 3, ASM2113471v1 genome includes a region encoding these proteins:
- the LOC124190756 gene encoding acylamino-acid-releasing enzyme-like, whose product MALKYTLEEAVSAWRRTSQIVFYNAGRLNIQNDVIDVAVTASQRNLAKEESITFQTHYIAQKNNFNLLSQTPSSDVSTEKLKAFGKTSNVTAIIREIPDSKSAEKKNRQLLEIWKDNYLHSSVDLHLFDKHGKVYTDGTFGCLEFSPDEKHLVYLAEKKEPKKQSFLQFGMAATAEGSKVGSEYDFVEDWGEQLVGKSQPVICIFKVDWEPFQSEDCVRILEASEEWSPGQLIWCSNNQLAGVAWFHQPRRLGIIYCSNRPSQIFKVDISSGKYDWFGLKTNTAASPRHHSESNTIIYLSSLAYGPHHKEQKISSISPDGAVRQVETGTNESYQGMYNQSFPERCWSPDGKLVFFTTPCKSSVQSYALNLNSSNICKLSLPEGCTGSVVLDVFQDVILVCGVSLIRPDQLFIGRFNSDKINEEPIEWKCLTGKNELPPTQSLASDLLSVKLPGDMEYEASLIYPKNPSKKTPLVVAPHGGPHSVSTDQFKAEVYFFSQLGYAVLLVNFRGSTGFGEKSLYSLLGKVGEQDVQEVHNATVQMIEKHSEFLDKELVFLFGGSHGGFLVTHLSGQYPDFYRAVSTRNPVIDIATMFPITDIADWTIVESNLGDGSELEKLLEPKTFSKMWELSPIRYVKQVKAPTLLLVGKIDRRVPPTQSIEYYRALQLHGIKTRMIMYEDCHPLSQVPVDTDALINTVMWFQQSL is encoded by the exons ATGGCACTCAAATACACTCTTGAAGAAGCTGTGAGTGCTTGGAGACGAACATCGCAGATTGTTTTTTACAATGCTGGTCGATTAAACATTCAAAACGATGTCATCGATGTTGCTGTCACGGCAAG TCAACGCAATTTAGCCAAGGAAGAAAGCATTACATTTCAGACCCACTACATTGctcagaaaaataattttaatttgctttCACAAACTCCCTCGTCTGATGTATCTACTGA GAAACTTAAAGCATTTGGAAAGACATCCAATGTGACAGCCATCATCAGAGAAATCCCTGATTCCAAATcggctgaaaagaaaaacagacagctattggaaatttggaaagaTAACTACCTACACAGCAGTGTGGACCTTCATCTGTTTGATAAACATGGGAAAGTGTATACTGATG GTACTTTTGGTTGTCTGGAGTTCTCCCCTGATGAAAAGCATTTGGTATATTTGGCTGAGAAGAAAGAACCTAAAAAGCAATCTTTTCTTCAGTTTGGAATGGCAGCTACAGCTGAAGGCTCAAAAGTG GGCTCCGAGTACGATTTTGTTGAGGACTGGGGTGAACAGCTCGTCGGTAAATCCCAACCAGtcatttgcatatttaaaGTTGACTGGGAACCTTTCCAGTCTGAAGATTGTGTCCGAATTTTGGAGGCCAGCGAGGAATGGAGCCCGGGACAA CTAATCTGGTGTTCAAACAATCAACTGGCTGGTGTTGCTTGGTTCCACCAACCTCGTAGATTGggaattatttattgttcTAATCGTCCTAGCCAAATTTTCAAGGTCGACATTTCCTCTGGCAAATACG attgGTTTGGCTTAAAGACCAACACGGCCGCTTCACCGCGCCACCATTCGGAATCGAACACAATTATCTATTTATCGAGCTTAGCTTATGGACCTCATCACAAGGAACAAAAGATTTCGTCGATTAGCCCTGACGGAGCAGTTCGACAGGTGGAAACTGGAACGAACGAATCATACCAGGGAATGTACAATCAATCGTTCCCAGAGCGGTGCTGGTCTCCTGATGGGAAATTGGTCTTTTTTACAACACCGTGCAAAAGCAGCGTCCAGTCTTACGCTTTAAATCTGA ATTCTTCCAACATTTGCAAGCTTTCTCTCCCCGAAGGTTGCACTGGGAGTGTCGTACTTGATGTTTTCCAAGACGTGATACTCGTCTGTGGCGTCTCTTTGATCAGACCTGATCAGCTTTTCATTGGCCGATTCAATTCTGACAAGATAAACGAGGAGCCGATAGAGTGGAAATGCCTAACTGGCAAAAACGAATTACCACCGACCCAATCGCTCGCTTCTGATTTGCTTTCGGTTAAGCTTCCTGGTGATATGGAATATGAA GCTAGCTTAATCTACCCGAAGAATCCATCGAAAAAGACTCCATTAGTCGTAGCTCCACATGGTGGTCCTCACTCTGTCTCAACTGATCAGTTTAAAGCGGAAGTTTACTTTTTCTCCCAGTTAG GTTACGCCGTGTTGTTGGTCAACTTCCGCGGGTCGACCGGATTCGGTGAAAAATCGCTTTACTCTCTACTGGGAAAAGTCGGAGAGCAAGACGTCCAGGAAGTGCACAACGCTACCGTTCAGATGATCGAGAAGCACTCTGAATTTCTGGACAAGGAATTGGTGTTTCTGTTTGGTGGGTCCCACGGAGGATTCCTTGTCACACACTTGAGTGGTCAGTACCCCGATTTCTATCGGGCCGTCTCCACTCGCAATCCCGTGATCGATATTGCCACCATGTTTCCCATTACGGATATTGCCGACTGGACCATTGTCGAATCAAACCTTGGGGATGGCAGTGAACTGGAGAAGCTGCTCGAAccgaaaacattttctaaaatgtGGGAGCTTTCTCCCATCAGATACGTCAAACAGGTGAAAGCTCCTACTTTGCTGCTTGTGGGCAAAATTGACCGTCGCGTGCCTCCAACTCAATCGATCGAATACTATCGTGCCCTGCAACTGCACGGAATCAAAACCAG gatgATTATGTATGAAGACTGCCATCCACTAAGTCAAGTCCCCGTCGATACAGATGCGCTTATCAACACAGTTATGTGGTTTCAACAAAGTTTGTAA